GGAGTCGTGCAACTTAAATAAAGCGCTTGTCTCATCCAACATGCAAAGTAAGGAAAGCTCAGACGAGTATTTTTCCACGAGGCGAAAAATAATAGCGCCATGTAAGGCGAGCAAAATGGCATTATCTAAGCGAAGGAGGAACTACGTCATTAAACTGGAAGGTTTCATTTCAACCGGGGAGGCGGGGGGCCGTGTCCTGTCTGTGTCGGCAAAAGTAAGTAGCAGTTGTAAGTAAGTACGTGCGTAATGCATTCTAAGGCTAATATTTTTGTTGTACTTTACTGGTTTatattaattaaatttaatataAAGAATTAAACTTAACAGTTAATTGTGAATTTTGTTTCCCTCCCCCAGTAAACGGAGTAAATAAGGCCTAGTGTATGTCATCTACAACAACAGCTTCCGTTTGTTGGCTGGAGATTGGAAGATGGCGGTTTGAATGAGCTATACAAACTTTGAAAGACAGGCGGCTAATAAGAAGTTAGGATCACAAGTATTtacctacatttttaaattgtagGTAAATGCGCTCCCGCCTTTAAAATTTCAAAAGGCCGGAGCGTGTCTAAAGCATAGCTGTCATGTCCATGTTAATGTAAAATGCATTATTGCGTCGGTTGGGGGTGAACTTAAAAGAATCCAGTTATGATGAAGAGACTGGCTTTTTTAATATTAAGTAATTTTCAGATAATTGGTCTTTTTGCATGGCATGTTGTTCacttgaaaaataaaacttgaaaGTTTCATGTGCATAAAGCAGTTTTACAAACCAATTTTAGAAGTTTGGGGATCAACATTGACTAACTACAGACAAGAGGTAAAGCAACGGAAGCTGGTGCAGGGATAATAAAGGTGATGATCATTGATTTCGGTAGGAAAGGAAACTCCCCTCCTCTGCACTTCATCTGTGGGAGTGGCCTCCACCTTCAGGTACCTTGGTGTATCTCATTGAGAACTTTACCTGGAGCCATAGCTCTTGCTACCTACTTAAGAAGGGACACCAATTCTATCTCATGAACCTGAGGCATGCTGGTACTCTGGTGAGGGTGGCGAAAGCCCCACCAGCACAGACATCTACACCAGCAGaagcaattcaattcaattttatttatatagcgccaaatcacaacagcagtcgcctcaaggcgctttatattgttaaGTAGATACAgcgaaaaacccaacaatcgtatgaccccctatgagcaagcactttggcgacagtgggaaggaaaaactctcgttttaacaggaagaaacctccggcagaacaggctcagggaggggcggccatctgctgcgaccggcaGGGCCTTCGTCTTGGTTTTTAACCAGGGGGCAAGTGAAAAATTTTACTTCACGTCATGTGAAAATGACTTTGAATGACAGAAAtccttggaagaaaaaaaaagtaccatATAAAATTATGTTGCTGGAATCTGATAATAAAGAGTAATAATACAAGCACTGttacacaattttaaaaaactcaAATTTCTGCATCCACATGCATCACAATTCCTTCTGCATAGGTCAGAAAAACAAATCCGGTCTCTCTTTAGTGAATGCAATACCATTACTGCATACAAGTTAGTTTTTTAAGGCTCCCTCCAAAAACTCAAAGCTGCACAAAGCAGTGAATTGTTTAAATGGCACATCAGAAGATTCAGGCAGAACcctcacaaaaacacaacaaagcaaGATCTCAAACagctttttattacattttccaATCAATAACAGTACAATTTAGTACAGTATCTATCTTGCATCCAGCTCACCGTGGAACACCAACAGACCgaaatgaaatacaaaaagTGAATAGGTACATAAGGGTGCAGAGCTCTATAATATTAATGGAAAGAGAAAAGGGAATCCACCTCAGTTGAATTGCATTTTCACTTGTGGCCACACACTAATACATCACATTTATTGTACATCATcgcagaaaggaaaaaaaaaaaaaaaaaaaaaaaaaaaaaagaagaaaagaaagtaaaGTGAAAATATGTCACAACTTTAACAAAAGTGCTTCTGTATACAGTGAAAATGTTGTCATTCAGATGTTCCAATTTTCAATTTAAGAccaaaagggggggggggggaaacaaaaaaaaaaaaaaaaaaaaaaaaaaaaaaaaaaagggacagTGTGTGAGGACATTTttgttccattgtgtgtgtgaagaTTTGAAGGAGAGAGAAGGACTTTTCAAGGATAGATTTCTCACAATGATTGTTATAATTATTACAAAATTGGCATCAATAGAACTGGTAAGCATAATTTACATTAAGTATGCAGTCAATAATAAGTCTGTTTCCATTCTTGCTCACTCTGGTGCATAGCGTTACCAGTATTAGTACATGATGTATGTATGCAGAGTTTGAGCCAAAAATAAATTGGCCTCTATTAAGTTCAATCAACAGGTTACTCTCCTTTttggaaacaaaagaaaaatctagGATTTTTGCACCATTGAAAGCAAGTCTACAGCATGCACATCTAAATTAACTCATGGCAGACAAAATTAAATGTCTTAACTTAAAACAGACCATTATTTTCAGACATTgattttgtacatttcattcACAGAGTTGCAACTGCAGTCCCAAGCAAAGGAAGTGTCTATTATGTCAGGTGAGGTGTTTCACTCAAAGTGGATACGAAACACAAATCCCCTTTCATATAGTAAAATCGAGCCATGCCTCAGTTACCTCAGCACCCTAAACCAAACCCTTCCCACCAAAAGTCAAAGGCATGTACAAGAATTAAGGGGGTTAACTGGATAATTTACTGGTAATAACTCTTTCTGTACTGGAATGAGCATTCATAACTTATAGCATGTGCTTGGTTAGTTAACACAGTATTAGTTGAGAGGCAAAGCTTCATGTGCAAAAGGCTGtgatgaaacaaaaacagctaGTATATAAATACATCATGGACATTTTGAAAGCTGCTCGTGTAATATGATCCAAGCTTTTTACTTCTGCATGTTTTTCTCATCTGTCTTATATGATTTACCTGGATTAGAAAGACAAGCTGTAATTCAAACATATCTAAAACCACTAAAGAAAtatgacaacaaaaaaaaaagaaaagaaaaaaagaaagccatCAAGAATAACAAACCATCAGAAtagaaatctttaaaaaaaaaaaaaaagaaaaaagaaagaaaggaaaaaaaaaaaaaaaggaaaaaagttaaataatttGTACAATTACACTCCAACATTTGCTTTCAAGACGCACACATTTGCatgggatgatagtgttgttttCTCTTTCAAGGTAACATAAAATGGTCCAAGAAGGAATGCACAAGTTTCGGATTTGATACCACAGGAGATCCTTTCTTAACTAGGTGATAAACAATTGTGCTCTTCTTTGTGTAGGAAAGGCATTGGTTTCCCTTCGTTTTTGTGGTGTCCAAGTCAGTTTAAACAGTGTTGAAGAAGATGCTGTGAACATTCTCAAGTTGTAATGGTCTTCCAGTCAACTTTGGAGTTAAATGAACATctgagaaacaaagaaaggtTAAATTTAAGATTTGAATAATCTAATCTGACCTACTGTTTAGCCTTCTTTAACATTCTGCCAGGTTAAGACCTTAAAACTTGATGGACAAAGATCAAGCACTGATTGTGTCCCGTACAAACTACAACCAAGTGTGGAACAAGCGTAAAGTTAGCTGGATTTTGGAGGGAAATTGCCATTTATTTGgatacaaatgtaaaaaaaaaaaacaaaaaaacaaaaccaaaaccaaaacaaccaaacaaacaaaaaataaaacaaaataaaaatgtggaaaaaacaatcaaacaataAAAGAACCTTCAGGCTTCAATTCCAGATCTTCAGAAAACTGTCCCAGGATCCTGTTGCAACTGCCATGCCATCATCAGTAACTCCCAGGCAGCTAACGCGGTTGTCATGTCCAGCCAACACACCTATAGGCAATCATAATTGTCATTTAGTTAACAGTAACGCACTAAGGACATAGAGGTGACATCAATTTGGATGTTACAAAGTGCTCTTGGGATTTACCAACACTAAGGAGATAAAAGGCTTTTTCAGCAATACTAACCAGCACGATCAGCTTTTAGTGTGTCCCACACATTGCAGTTAAAGTCATCATATCCTGCCAGAAGAAGGCGGCCACTCTTTGAGAATGCCACAGAGGTGATGCCACATATGATATTGTCATGAGAATAGATCATTAATTCCTGATCAGCACGCAGATCAAACAGCCTGCAGGTGGCGTCATCAGAGCCCGTGGCAAAGGCATTTCCATTAGGGAAAAACTGAAAGTTCCAAAACCAGAAATAATTATTGTCCAATTATCGATTGTAATAACAAGCAGGGAAACAAATTTAGCAAGCAAAACACTTGTATTTACATGTGTATGGAACTTACACAGATGGCATTAATGTCAGACTCATGGCCAGTAAATGTCTGTCTGCACATGCCCTCTCGAACATCCCAGAGTTTAGCAGAGGCATCACAAGCACCAGAGACAAATAACCTTGAGTCAGGGGCCAGTGACAGGCTCATGACATCACCAGTGTGTCCGGCAAATGTGGTTGTCTGCTGGCCAGTCTCAATGTCCCAAAGTGCACTGTGAAATAAAAGATTTAGAATCAGTTTGCCTGCCGTCTAGCACGTTAACCGCTCATTAACAAAACTCAATGTCATCTTTTCACTCACCAAGTGGTATCTCCAGAGCTTGTAACAATCTGGTTGTCATCAAGAAAGCGACAACAGGACAGGTATCCTGATATTGAGAGTCAATAGAAGTCATTAATACACAACTGAAAGACAAATGTAGAACTAGCAGTGCACATTTAACCCCTACTTGCAGTTATCGCTCAACAGCAATTAACAGTAAATAGATCAGTTATTTAAAATTcattgaaaattaaaaatgtgtattagcattttttttaaagcaacataAACCTTATGTCACTGTTTTGTTGAATCCAACTATAAGTTACCATAGACAATATGGCaaaagaaacatgtttttaactgaTACTTTGCTATTTGAGAAGACTTTTACAACCATTTACCTGTATGTCCAGCGAGCTCACGGCTCACACGTACATTCCCCTCACGGGTTTTCAGGTTGTAGATGGAACAGATGTTATCTAAGCCACCACAGGCCACATAGTTTCCTGAAGGCGCATATGCGCAAGTCATGACCCAGGAAGATCGAAGTGGAATGGCATGAACCTATAgagtaacaaacacacacatacatacatgcacAGAGACTTAAGTTCCATTTTGCCAAAGAAACACTTTAAAATAGGATTACATACCTTTTGGAGAGCAATGTTAGAATAACTCAATTTGGCATTTAAACACTAACACACAACAATGTCAGTCTGCCTTtataaagcataaaataaatgtcaatACTTGTAGGTACAGTTAATTTAGAAAGTACTACAGCTCCTTCACTTTTTACACTTCACAATTTCAAGCTTTCTTTTAAACAAGTATTCAGACCCTTTGCTATAGCACTCAACACTGTAGTCAGCTGTGTCCTGCTGGATATGTGTCCTTAAAATTTGTGTGTAGGGCTTCAGTAGAGTTGACCAATGTCAAAATTATTGGATTAAACAGTTTAGAAAGTCCTGCCAGGAAGACGACCATGTCAGCACTTCATCAAAAAGGTCTTTATGGTAGAGTAGTTAGAAGCCAAACACAAGGGTCCtttaagagaaaaagaaaaaaaaaaagaaaaaaaaaaagaaaaaaaaatctctggagCGCAGCAACCTGACTGCAGCAGTGAACCAAAGCTTACAGCAAAGAACGCTCTGGTGGCTTGCTGACAAGTTTCCAATGGTTCCTTCGAGGACAAGCCTAACCCCGAAATTTAaactgaacaaaatatgtttctaagaaaaaaataaataaataattgcaaAATTCTTTTCAAGTATAAACTATAAAAACAAGCTATTGTGAGGTACTGCCAGATCACAAAGTAAGTTCTTGTGACTCAAGCTACAACTCAGAAGAGACTGCACTGTTGAGATATTAGGCAGCATCCTGTAAAAATCAAACGTGTAATATTTCCATTTCAATGGAAAAGTGATATCAGTCAATAATCTGCTGCTTAGGGACACCATAATGCAACAGCTTAATTAAACAGAGGATGAAATAACCAGCCTTGCATTAAAGTATCCCATAAACAAATCAAACCTCTATCTACCCTGTAATGTTGGAAGAATTACCCTTTAATCTTTTTATTACCAGCTGGATCATTGTCCACAGTATCACATTAAATTATATTACCCCAAAAGGTTCTTCAGTACCCCAAACAAGTCAGAAAGCTTTTTAAGGATCCCGAAGAAACTTCTGTCTTTGGTGGAGAAGCCAGATTACCTTTTAGGCATTAAAACAGTGTACTCGTTCCTCCGATATCAACAACTGCACACCAGACACATCAGCCTCAGGGGAAAGGGCACAAATGCCTCGCGCTCAGCTGATCTGCAACACTTTTAAATAtagttttccctcttttcattTCAACATATCCTCATAGGTTCCGAAAAATAGGTTTATCCCATAAAAAAAGTACAACATAGTACAACAGGAAGAACTTAAAAGGTAAACTAAATGTATATAGTTTTATTAATTTCAAGATCACTATTAGTATCCAACCTATGTAAACGTTTTAAAACATCCGAATGAAGATGGCCACACTTTTTTGTCTGCGCTTTGTGAGGCTGTGTTGTTATTACCTGTCAACTAGATTAAACAAGATTTGCCTATTATTCCATTAGTCCTCATTATAAAAGAATAATGAAGGAAATTACCTTATTTGTGGTATAGCTATCCCAAATAATAAGTTTGCCATCTTGAGAGGCACTGACCAAGAGcctacaaaaaagaaaagaacagtaaTATGAATATCACTAACACAGTATCCAGAGGTTGTCACGGATCTATTTTTATCCAGAGTTAAAAACAACTAGAAAAATATGCATAAACTGCTGAAAGACAAAGTTCACTATGCTCCACAAATCATCTTCTGGCTGTTAGGTTTTACCTAGAATCTGTTCCCCAATGCATGGCATATATTTTAGCCAAATGGCCCCGCAGCGTTCGTCTTGTACGCATCTGGATTCGGCCAACGGGGTCAATGTTAGCTGTGATCTGTAAAACATTGCTATAAGGTTAATTTCCCATCAAATGCTTTTCAACCCAAACACTATGAAAAGTTAAATGTCACCTGTGATAGTGTGGCATCTGCACATGCTTTCCTGGCAtcctgaggagaaaaaaaaacaagaacaaaaaagggTCAACACTTTGGTCAGATTTTTTCCATCTCACACCAGTCTCTACTGGAAGGGCTGTCAAATTTTTCAGAATAAACGTCTGTATGGTTTTATGTGGTGAAGTGATACTTTGTTACTCACTCTGATCTGATTCTTGAGCTGCTCTGCCTCTTGGCGTAACTGGTCCAGTTCACTCATTTTATTCTGCTTTTTCAATTACCTTACTCCAGCTACCACGGGCACTTGTTGCtctaaaaaagcaacaaaaacaaaggaaatatGAGGCACTTTCAGCTTTCAAGCAAACCATTTTTAAATCAAAGCTGTAATGAAGACAAGACAAACGCAAAATGGGTCTGAACGCAGCTCACAGACCTGCAGTGGACAAAGACTTTCACCAAGATTGCCATCAGTTCAATCAAATAAATTGTTTACCTACAATATATGCAATGTGCAGTTCATGCTTCAACCTTACTTTCTCACCTCAATGTCACCAGCTAAATCCTGACACACAATTCATATTGCCAGACAAATCTTGTTAACGCATGACTTTCCAGTGATCCGAAAAGCAGTCATTATCCTGTTGACCTCAATCCCTGGGATACTCAGAATTTCAGTGATCAATAAGCCACTTATATTAATACAGAGCCTCGAGGCACGTTCAAAGTTCAGctaataaaatatatacattttaattttactgatgatatatatatatagcattCCCAGTGTGTTGAAATCAGTTTCTTTGTATGAGACACTGATTTCATTCACATGGAAGATAtcaagaaaaagacaaaagctcAGCAGTACAATACTGAACTAAAACTGCATTTAGCTTGACAGATTCATCTATCATTTTAATATCTGTTATGGTTGGGACATTTGTTAACTGTCCATTTCAGTAATGTCCACAGTCCACATCCGCATACTTAGAGTAACGAAAAGCAAGGTTTTCTTAAGGTAGCAGAATGAAACGCCTAAAAGATGGCTGCAATCAACAGTTAGGAATGGATTTATGAATATAGTATTGAATTTAATAATAAGGTCAGTAGGAGGATTATTAGTTGGACAAATCTTCTTATACTGACTCCAGTTATCCTGTAAGACAAATAACCTTGTGGTAAGATCCATCTAATGAATTATGAAAGTGCGGTGAACAAAAATACTTTACAAAACCAACCTGAAGCTTCACGCGGGACATCTCTTTGCATTTAAAATGGGAAACAGATACTTCTGTATTGAACTGCAAAGAGTAAATAAGTTACCAACCTAAACTGGAGAAAACACTCTCGGTTTTGACCAAATGTATGATCAGCCATAATTTTCTACAGATTCAAGAGTTATTGAATGGTTAGGACATGTGAACACTTAGAAGCCAAATTCTTTCTAAAGAATTGTAACTTCCTTCTATTATATGGATACTGCAGACGACGGTCACAAAGTTAAGCTCAGAAATTTTACTTGTTACACATGTAACAACTTAaaagtgcaaaataaataacattaccAAACCTAATTAACCcaaaaattaaaagcaaaaatgtaataCAGATTTAAATATGATTGTAAAGTTACTAAAGATCAAGTTAACCAGCACTGCCCTACCAGTTACCTTACCTTGTGTTTTTCCGTCAGCTCACCTATGTTACTGGAAGTTGCAGGACAAGACTGAAAGTCTCCTCAACCTTATCTACACTATCGTTTAAGTTGTCTGACTGGTTGGCCTTTCTAACTCAAGTTATCCTCTTATGCTCATTAATCTTATAATAAATGTGTCATGGAACGTAATCACGATTAAGCATCATCCAGTGACAGCAGGATGCCATTCTCACCTTGAAAACCTcttaaaacataattttaaaattatattcCCGACTTCTCTCAatctgagaaaaataaaaactcataaCTGTTAGAAATATTTACTACACTGATGTAGAGTTTTCTGTCTTAACTTTAAGTATAATTAATGCCATGAACTCAAAAATAAAACGTAAGAGTTTTTATTTAGTACACAGAGTTGAAAACAACTACAGAAAAAAGAGGTTAGATAAGTAACTCTGCCTGCATTTGAACTTTTCCAATGAATTTAAATTAAAGGCTTTTAAGTTAAACTGATGAGTATCTATCACAACTGAACTATgaaaagctgttagttttaaaGTGCTACTCAATGCTCAATGTTTTAAATTCAAACTTGAGTCAGATGAAATAAGAGACGCCCaaatcttttgttctttttttttttaaatgccaacttccccaaaaaataaaaataaattccaGTGGCAAATATTAATGTGGAATAGCCTGGAGTCATGTTATAaatctgatttttaaatattctacattcagaaattttaaaaaaaattaaaattaaatcttGTTGACCTCTGTGGATGCTTACAGTTAAGGAGTTCCTCTCCCTCATCACTTCTCCTTTCCAAGCGCCTGATCAGGGTCAGCTGACTGCATGATAAACAATGAGCAGTGGCAAACAGCCTGAAGTTGCAGCTCACTAGTTTTCAAGTCCCTTAAGGGCAGGTTGTGTCTGCTATTTTAGAAGGTGTCTCCTACATTTTCAGTTAAATGTGTATATGTTTTACTAGATAAACATTTGTTCTCAAGAACATACCGGCTTATCTGTActgttaaataataataataatgcaatgTTTCACAGGTCTAAAGCTGGATCACAGAAAAAGCCATAACCAGCAGTATCACTGAGCAACTCCATAATCCTAAAAGCTAAAATCCTCAGTCAATGAGTCTCTAATCCTATCCATGTCCACTAATGTAAACAGCTGGCAAAGCCTGTCCAGGCATTAGAAATATGTTTTTCCAATCATAAAAGGATGAGATTAATCTTAATTCTTTTACACACAACTAATCCAGGCACTTGCTTTGAGAAATTGCCAGGATTTTCAGCTTCCAATGACATCACAACCCTATTACAGATCCTCTCATGCAGTTGTGACCAGATACAAGTAGGACTACTTTCTGAAGGAATCCAGTGACATACAATTAATTTCAAAAGACTACTGGTAGTTTTAACAGCAATGCAAACAGATTTTGTGAcagaaataaaatgtacaaGTATAAATCAACAGCACGAACTAACGTGCAAAGGTTTAACCAACAGTGTATGGGTTGTACTGATAGTTGACACAGACACTGTGTGCAGTACTGTGATTTGCCTACAACAGTCACAATGAAATCATTTGCATTGGACTTTGCGTTGCATTTGAATGGCTGCCGGGTAGCTGTTTTAACCCCGCTTTTGGTTTGAATTTGTTTAGTAGGTTACTCTACAGATGCTGCACGCACATTTCAGGAGGAAATTACACGCAATTCTGCACAATAAGGTGGCAAATATACTGAGTGCTGCACAGTGTAATGATAATATGACTTGCACTGAAGATGCAGCTAAACGCCATCTTGCAGACTGCTGTCCGCTAGTTAGCTTGCTAGCAAGCTCGACAGAGTAGGCCTGCAGGCAGGACAGAGCTAATATTCAAGAATTAAAGTCACCTTATTAAGAACAGTTACAAACAAGGGTTAAAAATGCCTGGAAACGAGCAAAGTCAATGTAACGCAATACTCGCAAAATTTCATAACACCCGAACCAAATAGCCAGAATTATCTAATGCAAAATAACGTAACCACAGTCACTTCAGGGAAGACTCCGCCGCTCTTCCGCAATTACACAGGGTGCTATGTAGTTAGCTTTTAAGCAACAGTGGGTAAACCAGAAAACTGGCTTGTGGACTGGCCTTCGTTGATCCACTTACTTACATACTAACAATCTTGTTAAACGCAGTACTTCCAAGTTAATTTGATTACCACGTAAATTTATTTGGTCCTTTTAATCTTGCAGCAGACGGAGGGAGGGGGAAGACTGTAAAACTGCAAGGTCGGGCGGCGATGGCCTGTTTTACTCCAGCA
This genomic interval from Oreochromis niloticus isolate F11D_XX linkage group LG5, O_niloticus_UMD_NMBU, whole genome shotgun sequence contains the following:
- the gnb1b gene encoding guanine nucleotide binding protein (G protein), beta polypeptide 1b, with protein sequence MSELDQLRQEAEQLKNQIRDARKACADATLSQITANIDPVGRIQMRTRRTLRGHLAKIYAMHWGTDSRLLVSASQDGKLIIWDSYTTNKVHAIPLRSSWVMTCAYAPSGNYVACGGLDNICSIYNLKTREGNVRVSRELAGHTGYLSCCRFLDDNQIVTSSGDTTCALWDIETGQQTTTFAGHTGDVMSLSLAPDSRLFVSGACDASAKLWDVREGMCRQTFTGHESDINAICFFPNGNAFATGSDDATCRLFDLRADQELMIYSHDNIICGITSVAFSKSGRLLLAGYDDFNCNVWDTLKADRAGVLAGHDNRVSCLGVTDDGMAVATGSWDSFLKIWN